The Drosophila innubila isolate TH190305 chromosome 3R unlocalized genomic scaffold, UK_Dinn_1.0 2_E_3R, whole genome shotgun sequence genome has a segment encoding these proteins:
- the LOC117789705 gene encoding F-actin-monooxygenase Mical isoform X2 produces the protein MSRQHQRHHQQQLQQQQQQQQLLTAQQQQQQALLMAEHAAAAEAAELFDLLCVATTMRQILALHRAMCEAVGLRPSPLNDFYPKLKVKVRSWKAQALWKKFDARAAHRVYGKGNACTGTRVLVIGAGPCGLRTAIEAQLLGAKVVVLEKRDRITRNNVLHLWPFVITDLRNLGAKKFYGKFCAGSIDHISIRQLQCMLLKVALLLGVEIHEGVGFDHVVEPSGDGTGWRAAVTPSDHAVSHYEFDVLIGADGKRNMLDFRRKEFRGKLAIAITANFINKKTEAEAKVEEISGVAFIFNQAFFKELYSRTGIDLENIVYYKDETHYFVMTAKKHSLIDKGVIIEDMADPAELLAQANVDTQKLHDYAREAAEFSTQYQMPNLEFAVNHYGKPDVAMFDFTSMFAAEMSCRVTVRKGCRLLQCLVGDSLLEPFWPTGSGCARGFLSSMDAAYAIKLWSNPQNSTLGVLAQRESIYRLLNQTTPDTLQRDISAYTVDPATRYPNLNRESVNSWQVKHLVDTDDPTILEQTFMDTHALQMPHAETPGKRKRRSGDSLPQGASLLRWISAQLSAYQFTAELKEPSDVFRNGRVLCALISRYRPDLIDYAATKEMSPLECNELAFAVLERELHIDRIMTAKQSLELTDVESRIWLHYLDQICELFRGEIPHIKHPKMDFSDLRQKYRINHTHAPPDFSKLLQTKPKAKSPMQDAVDVPTTVQRRSVLDEERAKRQRRHEQLLNSNGVAASGSAAAAASSPGSNNLQQAQNDTPRRSKKRRQADKTANIEERQQRLQEIEENRQDRMSRRRQQRFHQTQNFYKSLQLLQAGKLLREGGDGAPIEGVAEDGTPFEDYSIFLYRQQAPIFNDRVKELERKLLFPDRERGDIPSALPRNAADEQFSDRIKNMEHRITGRPGHGSDKKPKDLMRAIGKIDSNDWNVREIEKKIELSKKTEIHGPKGREKVPKWSKEQFQARQHKMSKPQRQDSREAEKFKEIDTTLKNLDKQLKEGHNLDVGERGRNKVASIAGQFVKKDETNSDEKNASSNATTNTNTVIPKSSSKVALAFKKQAASEKCRFCKQTVYLMEKTTVEGLVLHRNCLKCHHCHTNLRLGGYAFDRDDPQGRFYCTQHFRLPPKPMPQRVNKARRSAAAQPASPAAPQAATAAAAAAEAVQAMDTLAARDQVDLLDTSRAAASADAMSDDEANVIDEHEWSGRNFLPESNNDSQSELSSSDESDTESDSELFEEADDSPFGAQTLQLASDWIGKQYCEDSDDSDDLDYDSSEDDGKDDTEGEEFKKARELRREEVRLQPLPVNLPTDTETEKPQLNIANKENVERISLKSSNSFESAKSQPNTPIATPTRAQLEQLERNTPRKFSSEIEAISEKLYHMNNMVKMNKDLEVLAKENLVKSDILRKLTLKEKWLAENAAIAAGMKPTTSVPVAAAPTNPKSKFDEKYEKVVSPPAAVVESKPKPVIDFNLDELKPRKPNFEERPKEQLKRPESLKKPPQLSPKLERKSSANVSRSSSMKSNASSNSPRPRKAPLPNENKMQIQNVLNTLRKTQQQNNEEEQQEMDIDLDIDDVNPQLSSKLKEIGASSFAGTMDHIKSQMVMPTVHTASVDLSKYFPNQKPEKSNAGNINKNQKTLKDVDLARYFPSSPAPQRRAVETVAERLKKSQTEAAIVQQKEVKDTKVESKKDTESKQPAESKLEPKSKPIPPKRQSSLNTFSLRDHQLDGALDLSKKKAPVKVITTAKVPAKTASATTLAKASTAPKGKIKIIKKIVPKGTKAKKAAEKAAAKAAENQQVDQTEPQPPRDEAERILDEILADGATRSPSSEYQKLFNNDEKSPSDLSDKIERILEDTGLDLELGLPRRSSKKLLKTKSLGEGDFDLQPKRLSGVQNILKRFESMSSVHSEKSDEQASFKLRRMESSTSNLSSLNRSRESIVSTNDSMSDLEKTMDYLRNEWRNEATNFLQKKRDKFYAQKEEQQKQLEVKQKEAERVFDMPVQYRDSKLAKFFGLSSRKSPEKRKSPLKKKKSPSKNSKGMGKTNNSLEELAKISNARQAKQAQKNMPKALDKINKVEVKTQVKSVLKPATPVPDDFEILDLIDKGTAAKELERSQTKSPLVEEVVPLKLDTELDLETPPARPVVEDIKNLPKTGCDKSLSNSRRGSQSSLVLSRRQSEISLTEKLNQDAIDVLNSIELERETINDVEHVDEVFQSMIEEMVDNVDDELDADSLCTTISKSPSAQPITVVKRGSSEEQSIEKLFGEFSDEMLVHVEFDSNDDLVGITPSSAERDFVDKLESLERDEVDVNKIRFNQTVNAGVDEVDGGCFPSRPQRRQKSSSSSSEPTLPVAPQRLKKKLAKLDPDNMPPSVQDLLQQLSHQNVQEDKSKLPVEEPLKFPRHIVDEDVIERDVINQVMPSHFVDEKTIDQVKSSHIIAEDVIDQVKSSHIIAEDVIDHPKVKSTQDRLPQVSLEQIPTVPNSNSTTTSATNQINSNKSSSSSSRSSLNEPPKLVTPPKLRSKENSLDWDMEKLPNSPMPRRKQMNPQIPTASKESSLEWDMEKLPNSPMPPRRRIALPKSSNVSPSNSIQLLNNLPGAEEHEVAAQERLIQEFERERRQALIKRDESFEAAAAEQRRQDSQQSSSNSSGKRSLPPPTPPISVSLRRGTTQDTSSRRESLRRDGTPPMFKKLDLGDECNSTLDSTADSTRRSSFAFIELQDNKPVIVPMPRKLHLPKLEPPKYVPEVGPKDEPVPEVFKDRAWPKPQLGELHADSEDEEQTEEDLKQKLPEYARSDSPPSAAFQNRQWPDGKTIFEQSKEKDALHPDDILSLLEGKRRNSKRFINKPRSQSPQPFKPLADSSRLSSKSFGDLKKGASVSGSVHSLSAPSSQDTDTRSTATTVATSRPLSYVNYDEPVDASTKALLDRSKRLHNRKRDFVNERVVERNPYMRDVIRSTDRADYEPDEELSSYRPRHYSSAITPKTATSRFPSSTALGRRSNYDYLNNSSDYLSRRPYTGLGATSATTTSSYYPSATASSSSHLSDLFRRRSPASVSSYGLPSTSKESRRYNYYLY, from the exons ATGAGCCGTCAACATCAGCggcaccaccagcagcagctgcaacagcagcagcagcaacaacagttgctgacggcacagcagcagcaacaacaagcgctGCTGATGGCGGAACATGCGGCAGCTGCTGAGGCCGCCGAGCTCTTTGATCTGCTCTGTGTGGCCACGACAATGCGTCAGATCCTTGCACTGCACCGGGCCATGTGTGAAGCGGTGGGATTACGTCCATCTCCATTGAACGATTTCTATCCGAAGCTGAAGGTCAAGGTGCGCTCGTGGAAGGCACAGGCACTGTGGAAGAAATTCGATGCACGAGCTGCTCATCGGGTCTACGGCAAGGGAAATGCGTGCACGGGAACACGAGTTCTGGTTATTGGAGCCGGACCTTGTGGTCTGCGTACCGCCATCGAGGCACAGCTGCTGGGCGCCAAGGTTGTGGTGCTGGAGAAACGTGATCGTATCACACGCAACAATGTGCTCCATCTGTGGCCATTTGTCATCACAGATCTGAGGAATCTGGGTGCCAAGAAGTTCTATGGCAAATTCTGTGCCGGATCCATTGATCACATCTCCATTCGACAGTTGCAGTGCATGCTGCTCAAGGTGGCGCTACTTTTGGGCGTGGAAATCCATGAGGGAGTTGGCTTTGATCATGTTGTGGAGCCCAGTGGCGATGGTACAGGTTGGCGTGCTGCAGTTACTCCATCAGATCATGCTGTTTCCCACTACGAATTCGATGTTCTCATTGGCGCCGATGGCAAACGAAATATGTTGGACTTTCGACGCAAAGAGTTTCGTGGCAAATTGGCCATTGCCATTACGGCCAATTTCATTAACAAGAAGACCGAGGCGGAGGCCAAGGTGGAGGAGATTAGCGGTGTGGCGTTTATATTCAATCAGGCATTCTTCAAGGAGCTTTACAGTCGCACTGGCATTGATCTCGAGAACATTGTCTACTACAAGGATGAGACACATTATTTTGTGATGACGGCCAAGAAACACAGTCTGATCGATAAGGGTGTCATCATCGAGGATATGGCCGATCCTGCCGAGTTGCTTGCTCAAGCCAATGTGGACACACAGAAGCTACATGATTATGCCCGTGAAGCAGCCGAATTCTCAACACAATATCAAATGCCCAATCTGGAGTTTGCTGTGAATCATTATGGCAAACCAGATGTGGCCATGTTTGATTTCACTTCCATGTTTGCCGCCGAGATGTCTTGCAGGGTAACCGTACGCAAGGGTTGCCGCCTGCTGCAGTGCCTTGTGGGTGACAGTCTCTTGGAGCCGTTTTGGCCCACAGGATCGGGCTGTGCCCGTGGCTTTCTATCCAGCATGGATGCCGCCTATGCCATCAAATTGTGGTCCAATCCACAGAACAGCACACTTGGCGTTTTGGCGCAACGTGAGAGCATCTATCGTTTGCTAAATCAGACGACACCAGATACTCTACAACGTGATATTAGCGCATATACTGTGGATCCGGCGACACGTTATCCAAACCTCAATCGTGAGTCGGTCAACAGCTGGCAGGTGAAGCATCTTGTTGACACCGATGATCCAACGATATTGGAGCAAACTTTCATGGACACGCATGCGTTGCAAATGCCACACGCGGAGACGCCTGGAAAACGCAAGCGACGCAGTGGAG ATTCTCTGCCACAAGGTGCTTCTTTGCTACGTTGGATCAGCGCACAGCTGTCTGCCTATCAGTTTACAGCTGAGCTCAAGGAACCCTCCGATGTGTTCCGCAATGGACGTGTGCTCTGTGCGCTTATCAGTCG CTATCGGCCCGATTTAATCGACTATGCTGCCACCAAGGAGATGAGTCCATTGGAGTGCAATGAGCTTGCCTTTGCGGTGCTGGAGCGTGAGCTGCATATTGATCGCATCATGACTGCCAAGCAATCGCTAGAGTTGACAGATGTCGAGTCACGCATCTGGCTACATTATTTGGACCAAATCTGTGAATTGTTTAGAGGCGAGATTCCGCACATTAAGCATCCCAAGATGGACTTTAGCGATCTGCGGCAGAAATATCGCATTAATCACACGCATGCACCGCCAGATTTCTCCAAGTTGCTGCAGACAAAGCCCAAGGCAAAGTCACCCATGCAGGATGCCGTCGATGTGCCCACAACTGTCCAGCGTCGCTCGGTGCTGGATGAGGAGCGTGCCAAGCGGCAGCGTCGCCACGAGCAGCTGTTGAACAGCAATGGAGTGGCAGCTTCTggatctgctgctgctgctgccagcaGTCCAGGCAGTAACAATTTGCAGCAAG CTCAAAATGATACACCGCGTCGATCGAAGAAACGTCGCCAGGCTGACAAAACGGCCAACATT GAGGAGCGCCAGCAGCGTTTACAAGAGATCGAGGAGAATCGTCAGGATCGCATGAGCAGAAGACGCCAACAGCGTTTCCATCAAACGCAGAATTTCTACAAGAGTCTGCAATTGCTGCAGGCAGGGAAATTGCTCAGAGAGGGCGGTGATGGTGCACCGATTGAGGGCGTGGCCGAGGATGGCACCCCATTTGAGGATTATTCGATATTCCTATATCGCCAACAGGCGCCAATATTCAACGATCGTGTCAAGGAGCTCGAACGCAAGCTTCTATTTCCC GATCGGGAGCGTGGTGATATTCCCTCAGCCTTGCCACGTAATGCCGCCGATGAGCAGTTCAGTGATCGCATCAAGAACATGGAACACCGCATAACAGGACGTCCAGGACATGGCAGTGATAAGAAACCCAAAGATCTGATGCGTGCCATTGGTAAAATCGATTCAAATGATTGGAATGTTCGTGAGattgagaaaaaaattgagttgtcAAAGAAAACTGAGATACACGGTCCCAAGGGACGTGAAAAGGTGCCCAAGTGGAGCAAGGAACAGTTCCAGGCTCGTCAGCACAAAATGTCCAAGCCTCAACGACAGGATTCGCGTGAAGCTGAAAAGTTTAAGGAAATCGATACAACACTCAAGAATCTGGATAAGCAATTGAAGGAGGGACACAATCTGGATGTGGGCGAAAGAGGACGCAATAAGGTGGCTTCCATTGCCGGGCAATTTGTGAAAAAGGACGAAACGAACTCGGATGAGAAGAATGCGAGCAGCAATGCCACCACGAACACCAACACTGTTATACCAAAATCT AGCTCAAAGGTTGCCTTGGCCTTTAAGAAACAGGCTGCCTCCGAGAAGTGTCGCTTCTGCAAGCAGACCGTCTATCTGATGGAGAAGACCACCGTGGAGGGTCTCGTGCTGCATCGCAATTGCCTCAAGTGTCATCATTGCCACACGAATTTGCGACTTGGCGGTTACGCTTTTGATCGCGATGATCCTCAAGGTCGCTTCTATTGCACACAGCACTTTAGACTGCCGCCCAAACCGATGCCACAACGTGTCAACAAAGCGAGG AGATCCGCTGCCGCACAACCTGCCTCACCTGCAGCACCACAAGCTGCCACGGCTGCCGCAGCAGCTGCCGAAGCTGTGCAAGCTATGGACACTTTGGCAGCCAGGGATCAAGTGGATTTGTTGGACACATCAAGAGCAGCTGCCTCCGCGGATGCAATGTCCGATGATGAGGCAAATGTTATTGATGAGCACGAATGGTCTGGCCGCAATTTTCTGCCCGAATCCAACAATGATTCGCAGTCGGAACTGTCCAGTTCCGATGAGTCGGATACAGAGTCGGATTCGGAGTTGTTTGAGGAGGCAGATGATTCGCCGTTTGGTGCACAAACTTTGCAATTGGCATCAGATTGGATTGGCAAACAGTACTGTGAGGATAGCGATGATTCGGATGATCTCGATTACGATTCCAGTGAAG atgatgGCAAAGATGACACGGAGGGTGAGGAGTTTAAAAAGGCACGTGAACTGCGCCGTGAGGAAGTGCGTCTTCAACCTTTACCCGTAAATCTGCCCACGGACACTGAAACGGAG AAACCCCAATTAAACAttgcaaataaagaaaacgtGGAGCGTATCTCTCTAAAATCGTCAAACTCCTTTGAGTCGGCCAAAAGTCAACCGAACACGCcaattgccacgcccacacgtGCTCAACTGGAGCAGCTGGAGCGAAACACACCCAGAAAATTCAGCAGTGAAATTGAAGCAATTAGCGAGAAATTATATCATATGAACAATATGGTTAAAATGAACAAAGATCTGGAAGTGTTGGCCAAGGAGAACTTGGTCAAAAGCGATATATTGCGAAAGTTAACGCTTAAGGAGAAATGGCTGGCCGAGAATGCGGCAATTGCAGCAGGAATGAAGCCAACAACTTCGGTTCCAGTTGCAGCTGCTCCAACCAATCCAAAATCCAAGTTTGATGAGAAATATGAAAAGGTTGTCAGTCCACCTGCAGCTGTAGTTGAGTCTAAACCAAAGCCGGTTATAGATTTCAATCTAGATGAGCTGAAGCCACGTAAACCCAACTTTGAGGAGCGTCCCAAGGAGCAATTAAAGCGGCCGGAAAGTCTCAAGAAGCCACCACAGTTGAGTCCCAAGCTGGAGCGCAAGAGCAGCGCCAATGTAAGTCGATCCAGCAGCATGAAGAGCAATGCCAGCTCCAATTCTCCACGTCCAAGAAAAGCTCCATTGcccaatgaaaataaaatgcaaatccaAAATGTACTAAACACTTTAAGGAAAACACAGCAACAGAATAATGAAGAAGAGCAGCAGGAAATGGATATAGATTTAGATATAGACGATGTCAATCCACAATTGAGCAGCAAACTTAAGGAAATTGGCGCCAGTAGCTTTGCTGGCACTATGGATCATATTAAATCTCAAATGGTAATGCCCACTGTGCACACAGCTAGCGTGGATCTATCCAAATATTTTCCCAATCAAAAGCCAGAAAAAAGCAATGCCggcaacataaataaaaatcaaaaaactcTAAAAGATGTGGACTTAGCCAGATATTTTCCCAGTAGTCCAGCGCCGCAAAGAAGAGCTGTGGAAACGGTGGCGGAGAGATTGAAAAAGTCACAAACAGAGGCAGCCATAGTCCAGCAAAAGGAGGTAAAAGACACTAAAGTGGAATCCAAGAAAGATACAGAGTCTAAGCAGCCAGCAGAGTCCAAGCTAGAGCCAAAATCAAAGCCAATTCCACCCAAGAGACAAAGCTCCCTCAACACTTTCAGTTTGCGTGATCATCAACTGGACGGAGCGTTGGATTTAAGCAAGAAAAAGGCGCCAGTTAAAGTGATAACAACTGCTAAAGTTCCTGCCAAGACTGCAAGTGCCACAACATTGGCCAAGGCATCGACTGCGCCCAAaggaaaaatcaaaattattaagaaaatcgTACCCAAAggcacaaaagccaaaaaggcagcagaaaaagcagcagcaaaggcAGCAGAGAATCAGCAGGTAGATCAAACGGAGCCGCAACCGCCACGTGATGAAGCTGAGCGGATTCTAGATGAGATTTTGGCCGATGGAGCGACACGTTCACCCAGCTCGGAATATCAAAAGCTCTTTAACAATGATGAAAAATCTCCCAGTGATTTATCCGATAAAATCGAACGCATTCTCGAAGACACAGGCTTAGATTTAGAGTTGGGTTTACCGCGTCGTAGCAGCaagaaattgttgaaaacCAAATCCTTGGGAGAGGGAGATTTTGACTTGCAACCGAAGCGTTTAAGTGGAGTTCAAAATATACTCAAGCGCTTTGAATCCATGAGTTCTGTGCACTCGGAAAAGAGCGATGAGCAAGCTTCATTTAAGCTGCGTCGCATGGAATCGAGTACAAGTAATTTGAGTAGTTTGAATCGTTCACGTGAATCAATTGTCTCGACAAATGATTCAATGAGTGATTTGGAAAAAACCATGGATTATTTGAGGAATGAATGGCGCAATGAGGCGACcaattttttgcaaaagaaACGTGACAAATTCTATGCCCAAAAGgaagagcaacaaaagcagcttGAGGTGAAGCAAAAGGAAGCGGAAAGGGTATTTGATATGCCGGTGCAATACCGCGACTCCAAGTTGGCCAAGTTCTTTGGTCTGTCCAGCCGGAAATCACCCGAGAAACGTAAATCTCCGCttaaaaagaagaaatcaCCCAGCAAGAATTCAAAGGGAAtgggaaaaacaaataattctcTCGAGGAACTGGCAAAGATTAGCAATGCTCGACAGGCTAAACAGGCTCAGAAGAATATGCCCAAAGCTcttgacaaaattaataaagttgagGTAAAGACTCAAGTTAAATCCGTGTTGAAACCTGCGACTCCTGTGCCGGATGACTTTGAGATTTTGGATTTAATTGATAAGGGCACGGCGGCAAAGGAGCTGGAACGTTCACAGACAAAGAGTCCTTTGGTTGAGGAAGTCGTACCACTAAAACTTGACACGGAATTGGATCTGGAGACCCCTCCAGCACGTCCTGTTGTGGAGGATATTAAGAATCTACCCAAAACAGGCTGCGATAAATCGCTAAGCAATTCAAGACGTGGTTCACAGTCCAGTTTGGTTTTATCCCGACGACAATCGGAAATTTCCTTGACGGAAAAACTTAATCAAGATGCGATTGATGTATTGAATAGCATCGAATTGGAAAGGGAAACTATAAACGATGTGGAGCATGTGGATGAAGTTTTTCAAAGCATGATTGAGGAAATGGTGGATAATGTGGATGATGAATTGGATGCCGATTCATTGTGCACCACCATCAGCAAGAGTCCAAGTGCCCAGCCCATTACAGTGGTTAAACGTGGCAGCTCCGAGGAACAAAGCATTGAGAAACTCTTCGGTGAGTTTTCCGATGAGATGCTTGTCCATGTGGAGTTTGATTCCAATGATGATCTGGTTGGCATAACGCCCAGCTCGGCAGAGCGTGATTTTGTGGATAAATTAGAGTCTCTGGAGCGGGATGAGGTGGATGTAAATAAGATTCGATTTAATCAGACTGTTAACGCTGGCGTGGATGAAGTGGATGGCGGCTGCTTTCCTTCCAGACCGCAGCGTAGACAGAAGAGCAGCTCCTCGTCGAGTGAGCCCACATTGCCAGTTGCTCCACAACGTCTAAAGAAGAAACTGGCCAAGTTGGATCCGGATAATATGCCGCCTTCGGTGCAGGATTTATTGCAACAACTAAGCCATCAAAATGTGCAGGAGGACAAATCAAAGTTGCCTGTTGAGGAACCTCTGAAATTTCCTAGGCATATTGTAGATGAAGATGTGATTGAGCGAGATGTGATTAATCAGGTTATGCCTAGTCATTTTGTAGATGAAAAAACGATTGATCAAGTGAAAAGTAGTCATATTATAGCTGAAGATGTGATTGATCAAGTGAAAAGTAGTCATATTATAGCTGAAGATGTGATTGATCATCCGAAAGTCAAGTCAACCCAAGATCGATTGCCACAAGTATCGTTAGAACAAATTCCAACTGttccaaattcaaattcgaCTACAACATCGGCAACTAACCAGATTAACTCCAATAAAAGCTCCAGCTCCTCCTCACGCAGCAGCCTCAATGAGCCACCTAAGCTAGTGACGCCTCCAAAGCTGCGCAGCAAGGAGAACTCCCTCGATTGGGACATGGAGAAGCTGCCGAACAGTCCAATGCCACGTCGCAAGCAGATGAATCCACAAATCCCTACGGCCAGCAAGGAGAGTTCCCTCGAATGGGACATGGAAAAGTTGCCCAACAGTCCAATGCCACCACGTCGTCGCATTGCGTTGCCCAAATCCTCCAATGTCTCTCCCAGCAATTCCATACAACTGCTGAATAATCTACCCGGAGCGGAGGAGCATGAGGTGGCTGCACAGGAGCGTCTAATACAGGAGTTCGAGCGGGAACGTCGACAGGCGCTGATCAAGCGGGATGAGAGCTTTGAGGCAGCGGCTGCGGAGCAGCGTCGTCAGGATTCACAGCAGAGCAGCAGTAACTCCAGTGGAAAGCGAAGTTTGCCACCTCCGACGCCGCCAATCTCTGTCAGCCTGCGACGTGGCACCACACAGGACACGAGCAGTCGAAGGGAATCCTTGAGAAGAGATGGTACTCCGCCCATGTTTAAGAAATTGGATCTGGGCGATGAGTGCAACTCCACCTTGGATTCCACGGCGGATTCCACGCGACGCAGTTCGTTTGCATTTATTGAGTTACAGGATAACAAGCCGGTGATTGTTCCAATGCCCAGGAAACTCCATTTGCCAAAACTGGAGCCGCCCAAATATGTGCCGGAAGTGGGTCCAAAGGATGAGCCCGTGCCGGAAGTCTTTAAGGATCGCGCCTGGCCAAAGCCTCAGCTGGGAGAACTTCATGCTGACAGCGAGGATGAGGAGCAAACAGAAGAGGATCTAAAGCAAAAACTACCGGAATATGCACGTTCCGATTCTCCGCCCTCAGCTGCCTTCCAGAATCGTCAGTGGCCCGATGGTAAAACGATCTTCGAACAATCCAAAGAAAAGGATGCACTGCATCCTGATGATATTCTTAGTTTGCTGGAGGGTAAAAGGCGGAATTCCAAGAGATTCATTAACAAACCACGCTCACAGTCACCGCAACCCTTTAAACCACTGGCAGACAGCTCTCGTCTAAGCTCCAAATCCTTTGGTGATCTCAAAAAGGGAGCATCCGTTTCTGGTTCAGTGCATTCTCTGTCGGCACCGTCCAGTCAGGACACGGATACACGCTCTACGGCCACAACGGTGGCGACATCGCGTCCCTTAAGCTATGTCAACTACGATGAGCCGGTGGACGCCAGCACGAAGGCGTTGCTCGATCGGAGCAAGCGTCTGCACAATCGCAAAAGGGATTTTGTCAATGAACGTGTCGTGGAACGTAATCCTTATATGCGGGATGTGATCAGGAGCACAGATCGCGCTGATTATGAACCGGATGAGGAGCTATCCAGCTATAGACCACGTCATTACTCCAGTGCCATCACACCAAAGACAGCCACCAGTCGCTTTCCCAGCTCCACAGCTTTGGGAAGAAGAAGCAACTATGATTACCTCAATAACAGCAGTGATTACCTCAGCAGAAGACCATACACGGGATTGGGAGCAAcatctgcaacaacaacatctagtTATTATCCAAGTGCCACAGCTTCAAGCAGTTCCCATTTGAGTGATCTCTTTCGGCGACGTAGTCCCGCATCCGTTTCCAGTTATGGACTGCCTTCAACCAGCAAAGAGTC ACGTCGCTATAACTACTATCTTTATTGA